The Candidatus Neomarinimicrobiota bacterium region TACAAATGGGGTAAGAAAACTTCTTGATCTTGGATATCCAAATGAAAAACTTCTCAATTCTGTAACTTATACAGGTGTACAGCCTGCCGAAGATATGATCGAGACTATTAAGTATTTTTATGAAAATTTTGGCATTAAAACCACTGTAAATGTATACCATACTTATCTAAGACCTGGTACTTCACCTGGTGACCTTGTGAAATTTATTCCAGATAAGAGAGAAGTCGCTAAGGTGTATAGATATTATGCAAAAATCTGGGATATGAAACAGTTCCCTATGAATTGTGTGAATAAACAATATTGTGCTACCACATTTGCAGTTCTATGTGACGGTAATGTGACGCCATGTGCCACAATTCGTGAGAAAGAAGCTCCAAATATTCATACAGAACGTCTTTATGAAATTGTGAATAAATATCATGATTGGTTGGCGATAGAAAAATTCAGACAAAAGGATAACTTGCCGGAACAGTGCAGAGATTGCTTTATGTCGGATGAGTGTTTTGGGTGCAGGTCAAGGTCATACGCTGAGGGGAAAGGGCTTTATGGCCCTGATCCAAGGTGTTTCAGAATGAAAAATCAATAACCTCAACAATGGAGAAAGTTCAAAATGAAGAAATTTTTTATAACAATTTTCCTATTATACATAACTTTTCTTAATAATTCATATGGAGAAGAACTCATTCAAAATATTCTCTATAGGAACAAAATATCCCTAAATGGTCAATGGGAAATATTAGTGGATTTGTATGATATTGGTGAGCATTATGAGGGAGGCTTTTATAAAATAAGAGAGATCGGAGAACGGTGGGAAAGACGTGAATATGATTTTGATAAAAGTGATTATTTGCTAGTGCCAGGTGATTGGAATACTCAGAGGGAAAAACTTTTTCTGTATGAGGGTTCGATTTGGTATCACAAAGATTTTTTGTATAGGAAAAAGAATAAGAAGAGAACTTTTATTTATTTTGGTGGAGCAAATTATAAAACTGATGTCTGGGTTAATGGGGAAAAAGTTGGTACTCATGTAGGCGGATTTTCCCCATTTAACTTTGAAGTAACTGATTTATTAAAAAATGGTAAAAATGACATAGTGGTAAGGGTTAATAATGGTAGGAGGAAAGATGGAGTACCTGCTCTTGTTACTGATTGGTTTAATTATGGCGGGATAACCCGCGATGTATATCTTGTAGAATTACCAGAAACATTTATTCAGGATTACTATTTACAATTAAAGAAGGGCAAAAGAGATGTAATAGAGGGATGGGTAAAGTTAGATGGAAGTAATTGTTCTAATAGTAAAGTAAGAATTAAAATAGGTGAATTGAAAATAGATAAATCTTTTATAACCAATAGGAATGGATTTGTGAAGTTTGAATTAAAAGCCAAACCTGAAATGTGGTCACCTCAAAATCCGAAATTGTATAAGGTTGTTATTGAATCAAATGATGATAGGATTTTCGATTATATCGGGTTTAGAACAATTGAGGTTAGTGGGTATGATATTTTACTAAACGGGAAATCAATTTTCTTGAGAGGGATTTGTATTCATGAGGAGGCGCCTTATAACAGGGGCAGGGCTTTTTCGAAAGAAGATGCTAAAGTTCTACTTGAGTGGGCAAAGGAATTGAATTGTAATTTTGTAAGGCTTGCTCATTATCCTCATAATGAAAATATGGTTAGAACAGCGGAAGAGATGGGAATATTAGTCTGGGAAGAGATACCTGTATACTGGGATATAGATTTCGGTAATTTGAACACTCTTGAGAATGCTATAAGTCAGTTAAAGGAGATTATGTCGAGGGACAAAAATAGGGCAAATGTTATTCTCTGGTCTGTAGCAAATGAAACACCTATTACGAAAGAAAGAATGAAATTTTTAACCGAATTGATAAAAGTGATAAAATCAAATGACGATATACGCCTTGTTACGGCTGCTTTACATCGATTTTATAATGGGAATCTTATGAAGATTGAGGATCCCCTTGCAGAGCATCTTGATGTAATCGGTGTTAATGAGTATTTAGGGTGGTATGTTGGATTGCCTTCAAAGTGTGATTCTGTAATGTGGGAATCACCTTATAACAAACCTGTAATCATAAGTGAATTCGGAGCTGGAGCATTGTATGGTTATCATGGTGATGAGTTAACACGATGGTCAGAGGAATATCAGGAAAGTGTTTATAAACATAATCTAGAAATGTTGTCTAAAGTGGATTTTATCAGAGGGATATCTCCATGGATACTGAAGGATTTTCGTTCACCACGAAGAATGTTACATGGCATACAGGATTTTTATAATAGGAAAGGGATTATATCCGAAAATGGACAGAAAAAGAAGGCATTTTATATACTAAAACGGTTTTATGATGAAATTGAAAAGGAATGGACTGATTAGTTTTATGGCTAATTTAAAGTCTTGCGTTCTTGATTGTTTTTATTGCACAGAATTCCCCACACATAGTACAGATTTCTTTTTCGCCAATTTTGCTTGATTCTCTCAATTCCTTTGCTCTTTTTGGATTAATAGACATTTTAATCTGTGTTTCCCAATCAAGATTTTTTCTGGCTTTTGACATTTTATTATCAATTTCAAAAGCATGCTTTTTCCCTTCTGCTAAATCAGCTGCGTGCGCGGCAATTTTGAAGGCTATTATGCCTTCTATCAAGTGTTCAGGAGCTGGCAATCTTAAATGTTCTGCTGGTGTAACACAACATAGAAAGTCTGCGCCATAATATGCTGCCAAAGCGGAACCAATTGCTCCAGCAATATGATCATAACCTGCAGCTATATCGGTTACTAATGGACCTAATACGAAGAAAGGTGCATTTTTAGTTAATATTTTCTGAAGCTTTATGTTTTCTTCTATCATATTTATTGGTATATGTCCCGGTCCCTCAATAATAACCTGTACCCCTTTTTCTCTTGCTCTTGATGCCATTTCACCTAATGTTACAAGTTCCATTATTTGAGCTTTATCAGTTGCATCGGCAACTGCACCGGGTCTCATTCCATCACCCAAAGATATAGTTACATCATATTCAGCAAGTATATTTAAAATTTCATCGAAATAAGCATAGAGGGGAGATTCCTTTTTATTCTTCCTCATCCATGTGATTATAAGAGAGCCACCTCTGCTTACTACATCCAAGACTCTATTGCTTCGGTCAAGAGCACGGAGTGTATTTAAGTTTATTCCTGCATGAATTGTCATGAAATCGATCCCTTCCTTTGCTTGACTTTCCACAGTTTTTAAAAAATCCTTGATGGTCATATCTGTTATAGATTTCCCTTTTGCTGAGAGTTCAAATGCTGTCTGATAAATAGGAACAGTACCCACCGGTATAGTAGAAATTTCTACAACTTTTTTTCTAATTTCATTCATCTTGCTCCCAATAGAAAGATCCATTATTGAATCAGCGCC contains the following coding sequences:
- a CDS encoding radical SAM protein; the encoded protein is MQDNQLIDYQKLYEAYDKHKFYSIQLEVGDLCYQGCIYCYMNALENPKNTLTDEEINNILDDCKRLGVVAVEWLGGEPLLRENIFEFMARAYDYGMRNNVWTGGLPLGDKMIIESLSKYARNGLIAFHLSTINPEIYIKLHPKRTPEDIDIITNGVRKLLDLGYPNEKLLNSVTYTGVQPAEDMIETIKYFYENFGIKTTVNVYHTYLRPGTSPGDLVKFIPDKREVAKVYRYYAKIWDMKQFPMNCVNKQYCATTFAVLCDGNVTPCATIREKEAPNIHTERLYEIVNKYHDWLAIEKFRQKDNLPEQCRDCFMSDECFGCRSRSYAEGKGLYGPDPRCFRMKNQ
- a CDS encoding beta-glucuronidase: MKKFFITIFLLYITFLNNSYGEELIQNILYRNKISLNGQWEILVDLYDIGEHYEGGFYKIREIGERWERREYDFDKSDYLLVPGDWNTQREKLFLYEGSIWYHKDFLYRKKNKKRTFIYFGGANYKTDVWVNGEKVGTHVGGFSPFNFEVTDLLKNGKNDIVVRVNNGRRKDGVPALVTDWFNYGGITRDVYLVELPETFIQDYYLQLKKGKRDVIEGWVKLDGSNCSNSKVRIKIGELKIDKSFITNRNGFVKFELKAKPEMWSPQNPKLYKVVIESNDDRIFDYIGFRTIEVSGYDILLNGKSIFLRGICIHEEAPYNRGRAFSKEDAKVLLEWAKELNCNFVRLAHYPHNENMVRTAEEMGILVWEEIPVYWDIDFGNLNTLENAISQLKEIMSRDKNRANVILWSVANETPITKERMKFLTELIKVIKSNDDIRLVTAALHRFYNGNLMKIEDPLAEHLDVIGVNEYLGWYVGLPSKCDSVMWESPYNKPVIISEFGAGALYGYHGDELTRWSEEYQESVYKHNLEMLSKVDFIRGISPWILKDFRSPRRMLHGIQDFYNRKGIISENGQKKKAFYILKRFYDEIEKEWTD
- the thiC gene encoding phosphomethylpyrimidine synthase ThiC, whose protein sequence is MTILEKAKKGIITEEMKKVAEFEDVDPEFIRKGVEEGSIVIPKNKLRNIENIKGIGKGLRTKINVNIGSSPFHMNTKEEIEKAKLSMEYGADSIMDLSIGSKMNEIRKKVVEISTIPVGTVPIYQTAFELSAKGKSITDMTIKDFLKTVESQAKEGIDFMTIHAGINLNTLRALDRSNRVLDVVSRGGSLIITWMRKNKKESPLYAYFDEILNILAEYDVTISLGDGMRPGAVADATDKAQIMELVTLGEMASRAREKGVQVIIEGPGHIPINMIEENIKLQKILTKNAPFFVLGPLVTDIAAGYDHIAGAIGSALAAYYGADFLCCVTPAEHLRLPAPEHLIEGIIAFKIAAHAADLAEGKKHAFEIDNKMSKARKNLDWETQIKMSINPKRAKELRESSKIGEKEICTMCGEFCAIKTIKNARL